One Streptomyces sp. RPA4-2 genomic window carries:
- a CDS encoding ATP-binding SpoIIE family protein phosphatase translates to MTTMTATRLKRWLSVLLVVYVIASCAVQLQDSAGGLVRWSGFSVLVPVTAAALLPMRRSLIIGVSTLAASVATYGFAIHGVSAGGRTVVITAVALSFALSLVVCRVRPLLLNTPVAATRNRSDAPDPADGQAGRVPEAPYAVPAPPARMVSALPGALPQPAVVELAGHYRTGSGRLGTRAQWLDAIPLSGARVGLVAGAVAGPDADATASELRAAVRTLADVDLQPDELLTHLADVLARLRPDVRPSPDTETRGSSAGTVSAQCLYAVYDPASCRCTLAGAGSPPPTVITPDGTVTSLDLPQGPPLGQTDLPFESTEIDLPEGSLLLLHTHTGGTGAQDSGNEALLSALARPQPCLDAICQSAVKSLLHAPHAQVAVLAVRTHALDTRTVATWDLPADPAAVSYARAHIAEKLASWGLTDAAPTTELIVSELVTNAIRHAQPPIQLRLIDHAGSLVCEVADGSSTSPHLRRARTFDENGRGLFIVAQLAERWGTRHSHHGKTIWAEHSHAPDRTTAAV, encoded by the coding sequence ATGACGACGATGACTGCCACGCGACTGAAAAGGTGGTTGAGTGTGCTCCTCGTCGTCTATGTCATCGCGTCGTGCGCAGTACAGCTCCAGGATTCCGCGGGCGGCCTGGTCCGCTGGTCGGGATTCTCCGTGCTCGTCCCCGTCACCGCCGCCGCGCTCCTGCCCATGCGGCGCTCCCTGATCATCGGCGTCTCCACCCTGGCCGCCAGCGTCGCCACCTACGGCTTCGCCATTCACGGAGTGTCGGCCGGCGGCCGGACGGTCGTCATCACCGCGGTCGCCCTGTCCTTCGCCTTGAGCCTCGTCGTCTGCCGGGTACGGCCGCTTCTGCTGAACACGCCCGTCGCAGCCACCCGGAACCGGTCCGATGCGCCTGACCCGGCCGATGGCCAGGCCGGTCGCGTCCCCGAAGCACCGTATGCCGTCCCGGCCCCACCGGCCCGCATGGTGTCCGCCCTGCCCGGCGCACTGCCGCAACCCGCGGTGGTGGAGCTGGCCGGCCACTACCGGACCGGGTCCGGCCGGCTCGGGACGCGCGCCCAGTGGCTCGACGCCATCCCGCTGTCCGGCGCCCGGGTCGGACTCGTCGCCGGTGCCGTCGCCGGACCGGACGCGGACGCCACCGCCTCCGAACTCCGCGCCGCGGTACGCACCCTGGCCGACGTCGATCTGCAGCCGGACGAACTGCTCACCCATCTCGCCGACGTCCTCGCCCGGCTCCGGCCCGACGTCCGCCCCAGTCCCGACACCGAGACCAGGGGCAGCAGCGCCGGCACCGTCAGCGCCCAATGCCTGTACGCGGTCTACGATCCCGCCTCCTGCCGCTGCACGCTCGCCGGCGCCGGCAGCCCTCCGCCCACCGTCATCACCCCCGATGGCACGGTCACCTCCCTCGACCTGCCCCAGGGCCCGCCCCTGGGACAGACGGACCTGCCCTTCGAATCCACCGAGATAGACCTCCCTGAGGGAAGCCTGCTCCTGCTGCACACCCACACCGGAGGCACGGGTGCGCAGGACTCCGGCAACGAGGCGTTGCTCAGCGCACTCGCCCGGCCCCAGCCCTGCCTGGACGCCATCTGCCAATCCGCCGTCAAGTCCCTGCTCCACGCGCCTCACGCCCAGGTCGCGGTCCTCGCCGTCCGCACCCACGCCCTGGACACACGTACCGTGGCCACCTGGGACCTGCCGGCCGACCCGGCTGCCGTGTCCTACGCCCGCGCCCACATCGCGGAGAAACTGGCCTCCTGGGGCCTCACGGACGCCGCCCCCACCACCGAACTCATCGTCAGTGAACTGGTCACCAACGCGATCCGCCACGCACAACCGCCCATCCAGCTGCGCCTGATCGACCACGCGGGCAGCCTGGTCTGCGAGGTCGCCGACGGCAGCAGCACCTCGCCGCACCTGCGCCGGGCCCGCACCTTCGACGAGAACGGGCGCGGACTGTTCATCGTCGCGCAACTCGCCGAACGCTGGGGAACCCGCCACAGCCACCACGGCAAGACCATCTGGGCCGAACACAGTCACGCACCCGACCGAACCACTGCCGCGGTGTGA
- a CDS encoding NAD(P)/FAD-dependent oxidoreductase has product MTHSYDAVVVGGGHNGLVAALYLARAGWSVAVLERSAAVGGAIASGEVTLPGFVHDLYSTNQNLFLGSRAYADFADDLTRHGLRFRTSDHPYANVFPGGRSMRVHHDYAQTLGQLAEHNAEDAEGFAGLYEEYRTFSPYLFGLYGSAVPSAAAVRQVVSLLRHHGVRGAAELAHTLLMSTRELGEVWFATPEARAMAACWGMHLDFAPDIAGGAMFPLLELFADMENGMSVVEGGARHLPRALADVLTEYGGEVRTGVEVDRVVCRNGRAVGVRGTDGSTLTARRAVIANVGPAMLYQRLLEFERVPTQVRGEASHYRYGPGTLMLHLALDGPLPWAAGDELSRFAYVHVAPYVDDLARTYAESQAGLLPVEPLLIVGQTSAVDPTRAPAGRHVVWIQVRTMPSVVRGDAAGTIHGTDWPEVVDAMTDRVLNKLERYAPGGRARIARVTAYSPQDLETADPNLVGGDSIAGSHHLAQNFVFRPMCGHHGYRTAIPGLYLTGAATWPGAGNNATSGRLAARRVLKDARRRVTH; this is encoded by the coding sequence ATGACACATTCCTACGACGCGGTCGTTGTCGGTGGCGGCCACAATGGCCTGGTGGCCGCCCTCTACCTGGCGCGGGCGGGGTGGTCGGTGGCTGTACTGGAGCGTAGCGCCGCGGTGGGTGGTGCCATCGCGAGCGGTGAGGTCACACTGCCCGGGTTCGTGCACGACCTGTACTCCACCAATCAGAACCTCTTCCTCGGTTCGCGGGCGTACGCCGACTTCGCCGACGATCTGACACGCCACGGGCTCCGCTTCCGAACAAGTGACCATCCCTATGCCAACGTGTTCCCGGGCGGCCGAAGCATGCGGGTCCACCACGACTACGCCCAGACCCTTGGGCAGTTGGCGGAACACAACGCCGAGGACGCCGAAGGCTTCGCCGGACTCTACGAGGAGTACCGCACGTTCTCGCCGTACCTGTTCGGGCTCTACGGATCCGCGGTGCCCTCCGCCGCTGCCGTCCGCCAGGTGGTGAGCCTGCTTCGTCATCACGGCGTGCGTGGTGCGGCCGAACTCGCGCACACGCTGCTGATGAGCACCCGGGAACTGGGAGAGGTCTGGTTCGCCACGCCGGAGGCGCGGGCCATGGCAGCCTGCTGGGGCATGCACCTGGACTTCGCCCCTGACATCGCAGGCGGGGCGATGTTCCCGCTCCTGGAACTGTTCGCGGACATGGAGAACGGTATGTCCGTGGTCGAAGGGGGTGCACGGCATCTCCCGCGAGCGCTCGCCGACGTACTGACCGAATACGGTGGCGAGGTCCGCACCGGTGTCGAGGTGGACCGCGTGGTGTGCCGGAACGGGCGGGCCGTGGGCGTGCGCGGCACCGACGGGAGCACCCTGACAGCCCGCCGCGCGGTGATCGCGAACGTAGGCCCTGCGATGCTGTACCAGCGGCTGCTGGAATTCGAGCGGGTACCCACGCAGGTGCGCGGCGAGGCGTCCCATTACCGGTACGGCCCGGGCACCTTGATGCTGCATCTCGCCCTCGACGGCCCACTGCCCTGGGCGGCAGGGGACGAACTGTCTCGTTTCGCGTACGTCCATGTGGCGCCGTACGTCGATGACCTGGCGCGCACCTACGCGGAATCCCAGGCCGGGCTCCTGCCCGTGGAACCCCTGCTGATCGTGGGGCAGACCTCCGCGGTGGACCCGACTCGGGCTCCCGCGGGCCGACACGTCGTATGGATCCAGGTCCGCACCATGCCCTCGGTCGTACGAGGTGACGCGGCGGGAACGATTCACGGCACCGACTGGCCCGAAGTCGTCGACGCGATGACCGACCGGGTCCTGAACAAGCTGGAGCGCTACGCACCCGGTGGCCGGGCGCGGATCGCCCGCGTCACCGCGTACTCCCCCCAGGATCTCGAAACGGCTGACCCGAACCTCGTCGGCGGCGACAGCATCGCGGGGAGCCACCACCTGGCCCAGAACTTCGTCTTCCGGCCCATGTGCGGGCACCACGGCTACCGCACGGCGATACCCGGCCTGTACCTGACCGGTGCGGCGACCTGGCCCGGTGCGGGCAACAACGCCACGTCGGGCCGGCTCGCGGCCCGGCGTGTGCTCAAGGATGCCCGTCGGCGAGTCACCCACTGA